Proteins found in one Lycium ferocissimum isolate CSIRO_LF1 chromosome 6, AGI_CSIRO_Lferr_CH_V1, whole genome shotgun sequence genomic segment:
- the LOC132059717 gene encoding T-complex protein 1 subunit epsilon-like, with protein sequence MALAFDEFGRPFIIIKEQEQKTRLRGLDAQKSNISAGKAVARILRTSLGPKGMDKILQSPDGDITITNDGATILEQMDVDNQIAKLMVELSRSQDYEIGDGTTGVVVMAGALLEQAEKLLERGIHPIRVAEGYEMASRIAVEHLECIANKFEFGVNEFEPLIQTCMTTLSSKIVNRCKRSMAEIAVKAVLAVADLERKDVNLDLIKVEGKVGGKLEDTELIYGIVVDKDMSHPQMPKQIQDANIAILTCPFEPPKPKTKHKVDIDTVEKFQTLRQQEQKYFDDMVQKCKDVGATLVICQWGFDDEANHLLMHRNLPAVRWVGGVELELIAIATGGRIVPRFQELTPEKLGRAGLVREKSFGTTKDRMIYIEHCANSRAVTIFIRGGNKMMIEETKRSIHDALCVARNLIHNNSIVYGGGSAEISCSIAVEAAADKHPGVEQYAIRAFADALDSIPMALAENSGLQPIETLSAVKSQQIKENNPNFGIDCSDAGTNDMREQNVFETLIGKKQQILLATQVVKMILKIDDVISPSEY encoded by the exons ATGGCGTTGGCATTCGATGAGTTTGGTAGGCCATTCAtaataataaaagaacaagAGCAGAAGACCAGATTAAGAGGTCTTGATGCTCAAAAATCAAACATTTCTGCTGGCAAAGCCGTAGCTCGCATTCTACGCACTTCACTTGGTCCAAAGGGAATGGACAAAATTCTTCAGAGCCCTGACGGCGATATCACTATAA CAAATGATGGTGCAACTATCTTGGAGCAGATGGATGTTGACAATCAGATTGCGAAGTTGATGGTTGAGTTGTCACGAAGTCAAGATTATGAAATTGGTGATGGAACTACTGGAGTTGTTGTCATGGCTGGGGCACTTCTTGAACAAGCGGAAAAGCTGTTAGAACGTGGTATTCACCCTATTCGAGTGGCAGAAGGATACGAAATGGCTTCTAGGATAGCAGTTGAACACTTGGAGTGTATTGCAAATAAGTTTGAATTTGGTGTGAATGAGTTTGAGCCTTTAATTCAAACCTGCATGACTACTTTGTCATCTAAGAT TGTGAACAGATGCAAGCGTAGCATGGCTGAGATTGCTGTCAAAGCAGTGCTAGCTGTTGCAGATCTTGAGAGGAAGGATGTTAATCTGGACTTAATCAAAGTTGAGGGAAAAGTTGGTGGAAAATTAGAGGATACAGAGCTAATTTACGGAATTGTAGTTGACAAAGATATGAGTCATCCTCAGATGCCAAAGCAAATTCAGGATGCAAATATTGCCATTTTGACTTGTCCTTTTGAGCCTCCAAAACCAAAGACCAAGCATAAGGTTGACATTGATACTGTGGAAAAATTTCAAACTTTACGCCAACAGGAGCAGAAGTACTTTGATGACATGGTCCAGAAGTGCAAG GATGTTGGTGCCACTTTAGTTATTTGCCAGTGGGGTTTTGATGATGAAGCAAACCACTTACTAATGCATAGAAATCTGCCTGCTGTTAGATGGGTAGGTGGTGTGGAGTTGGAGCTGATAGCAATTGCTACAG GTGGGAGAATTGTGCCGAGGTTTCAAGAGTTGACACCTGAAAAACTTGGCCGG GCTGGTCTGGTTAGAGAGAAATCATTCGGTACAACAAAGGACAGAATGATATACATTGAACATTGTGCAAATTCACGGGCCGTGACGATATTTATCCGTGGTG GTAACAAGATGATGATAGAGGAGACAAAACGTAGTATCCATGATGCTTTGTGCGTGGCTAGAAATCTTATTCACAACAACTCTATTGTGTATGGTGGTGGTTCAGCAGAGATCTCTTGCTCAATTGCTGTAGAAGCAGCAGCTGATAAACACCCAGGAGTTGAGCAG TATGCTATCAGGGCATTTGCAGATGCTTTGGATTCTATCCCAATGGCACTTGCTGAGAATAGTGGTCTCCAACCCATTGAAACTCTATCAGCTGTTAAATCTCAGCAAATTAAG GAAAACAATCCTAATTTTGGGATAGATTGCAGTGATGCTGGCACAAACGACATGCGCGAGCAAAATGTCTTTGAGACACTGATTGGGAAGAAACAGCAGATTTTGCTTGCAACTCAGGTTGTTAAGATGATTTTAAAGATTGATGATGTCATTAGTCCATCTGAATATTGA
- the LOC132059718 gene encoding protein WVD2-like 4 isoform X3: MEEETQEEEAGDLNVIHQYIDESTMDSEVTENSSYHTYEENNVDIVETEEHAKQPCQTKNDVEPLDQPEHIAEEATETIPQLQEKTKTKGQCAATMGDSVLSAKRKSLSLSTRLSCNNDLSKFISRGKAKIPAQHNESVQYTPTTKKNRNYLIDRKQSTPRSLHMSINCSSRTGEMNKRSSPVIEKIVNSRLVRSITKTSTDRKAQETLTTASVNGISKHPHGNTQPEMRRTTTQLHHSFYRSRMVVGQSLSDIGNSNSSSTSVNKVRSSTVCSSFSLRSEERAAKRREFFQNLEQKLHAKEVQQAKPKGKATNSCKVMGELIISITKPNVRIHQEREASSNYMNKIPRHPCSPKFSRKTGSTLQDNNTRPPWRFSGKSSESKGVNNNLPRTQNPKLLLKESMRENTSPNIQA, from the exons ATGGAAGAAGAAACTCAGGAAGAAGAGGCAGGGGATCTGAACGTGATACATCAATATATTGATGAGTCCACAATGGACTCTGAGGTGACTGAGAATAGTAGTTATCATAcatatgaagaaaataatgtaGACATTGTAGAAACTGAAGAACATGCCAAACAACCCTGTCAAACGAAAAATGATGTTGAGCCACTGGATCAGCCAGAACATATTGCAGAAGAGGCCACTGAGACTATACCCCAACTACAAGAGAAGACAAAAACCAAG GGTCAGTGTGCGGCTACTATGGGAGATTCTGTGTTGTCAGCAAAGAGGAAATCTTTATCCTTGAGCACTAGATTATCATGTAACAATGACTTGTCAAAGTTCATATCTCGTGGGAAAGCTAAAATACCTGCGCAACATAATGAGAGTGTTCAGTATACTCCAACAACTAAGAAGAATAGAAATTACTTGATCGATAGAAAGCAGTCAACTCCAAGATCTCTTCACATGTCGATCAACTGTTCTTCTCGCACTGGCGAAATGAACAAAAGATCATCTCCAGTTATTGAGAAGATTGTGAATTCAAGACTTGTAAGATCCATCACCAAGACATCTACAGACAGAAAAGCTCAAGAGACTTTGACTACG GCATCTGTGAATGGGATATCAAAGCATCCTCATGGGAACACTCAACCAGAAATGAGAAG GACTACAACACAGCTGCATCATTCATTCTATAGAAGCAGAATGGTAGTGGGTCAATCACTATCAGACATAGG AAATTCAAATTCCTCGAGTACATCAGTAAACAAAGTCCGGTCTTCTACTGTGTGTTCTTCCTTCAGCTTAAGAAGTGAAGAAAGAGCAGCAAAACGTAGAGAG TTCTTTCAGAACCTAGAGCAGAAGCTGCATGCAAAGGAAGTGCAACAAGCCAAACCAAAG GGAAAAGCCACAAATAGTTGTAAGGTCATGGgtgaattgattatttcaatcaCTAAGCCTAATGTAAGGATCCATCAGGAAAGAGAAGCATCAAGTAATTACATGAACAAG ATTCCAAGACATCCTTGTTCACCAAAATTCAGTAGGAAGACAGGGTCAACACTCCAGGATAACAACACTAGACCGCCATGGAGGTTTTCAGGGAAGTCTAGTGAATCAAAAGGTGTTAACAACAATCTCCCTCGAACACAGAATCCTAAGTTACTTCTCAAAGAAAGTATGCGTGAAAATACTTCTCCAAATATCCAAGCTTGA
- the LOC132059718 gene encoding protein WVD2-like 7 isoform X1 has protein sequence MAESSSSYFLQSFSSPSQISQEANQGDPLRTSISFGRFMCESLDWEKWSSFTHNRYREEVEKYSKPGSVAEKKAYFEAHYKRLAAQKAAALLEQQQNAEVDESADLNITSHDNDHLTMEEETQEEEAGDLNVIHQYIDESTMDSEVTENSSYHTYEENNVDIVETEEHAKQPCQTKNDVEPLDQPEHIAEEATETIPQLQEKTKTKGQCAATMGDSVLSAKRKSLSLSTRLSCNNDLSKFISRGKAKIPAQHNESVQYTPTTKKNRNYLIDRKQSTPRSLHMSINCSSRTGEMNKRSSPVIEKIVNSRLVRSITKTSTDRKAQETLTTASVNGISKHPHGNTQPEMRRTTTQLHHSFYRSRMVVGQSLSDIGNSNSSSTSVNKVRSSTVCSSFSLRSEERAAKRREFFQNLEQKLHAKEVQQAKPKGKATNSCKVMGELIISITKPNVRIHQEREASSNYMNKIPRHPCSPKFSRKTGSTLQDNNTRPPWRFSGKSSESKGVNNNLPRTQNPKLLLKESMRENTSPNIQA, from the exons ATGGCTGAATCTTCTTCATCCTATTTCCTGCAATCATTCTCATCACCTTCTCAAATTTCTCAAGAAGCCAACCAG GGAGATCCTCTAAGAACATCAATTTCGTTTGGGAGATTTATGTGTGAATCCCTGGACTGGGAGAAGTGGTCATCATTTACTCACAACCGGTACAGGGAAGAAGTAGAGAAGTATTCAAAGCCTGGTTCAGTTGCTGAAAAGAAAGCTTATTTTGAGGCTCATTACAAGAGATTAGCTGCTCAAAAAGCTGCCGCTTTGCTAGAACAGCAGCAGAATGCAGAAGTTGATGAATCGGCTGATCTGAATATTACAAGTCACGACAATGATCATTTGACAATGGAAGAAGAAACTCAGGAAGAAGAGGCAGGGGATCTGAACGTGATACATCAATATATTGATGAGTCCACAATGGACTCTGAGGTGACTGAGAATAGTAGTTATCATAcatatgaagaaaataatgtaGACATTGTAGAAACTGAAGAACATGCCAAACAACCCTGTCAAACGAAAAATGATGTTGAGCCACTGGATCAGCCAGAACATATTGCAGAAGAGGCCACTGAGACTATACCCCAACTACAAGAGAAGACAAAAACCAAG GGTCAGTGTGCGGCTACTATGGGAGATTCTGTGTTGTCAGCAAAGAGGAAATCTTTATCCTTGAGCACTAGATTATCATGTAACAATGACTTGTCAAAGTTCATATCTCGTGGGAAAGCTAAAATACCTGCGCAACATAATGAGAGTGTTCAGTATACTCCAACAACTAAGAAGAATAGAAATTACTTGATCGATAGAAAGCAGTCAACTCCAAGATCTCTTCACATGTCGATCAACTGTTCTTCTCGCACTGGCGAAATGAACAAAAGATCATCTCCAGTTATTGAGAAGATTGTGAATTCAAGACTTGTAAGATCCATCACCAAGACATCTACAGACAGAAAAGCTCAAGAGACTTTGACTACG GCATCTGTGAATGGGATATCAAAGCATCCTCATGGGAACACTCAACCAGAAATGAGAAG GACTACAACACAGCTGCATCATTCATTCTATAGAAGCAGAATGGTAGTGGGTCAATCACTATCAGACATAGG AAATTCAAATTCCTCGAGTACATCAGTAAACAAAGTCCGGTCTTCTACTGTGTGTTCTTCCTTCAGCTTAAGAAGTGAAGAAAGAGCAGCAAAACGTAGAGAG TTCTTTCAGAACCTAGAGCAGAAGCTGCATGCAAAGGAAGTGCAACAAGCCAAACCAAAG GGAAAAGCCACAAATAGTTGTAAGGTCATGGgtgaattgattatttcaatcaCTAAGCCTAATGTAAGGATCCATCAGGAAAGAGAAGCATCAAGTAATTACATGAACAAG ATTCCAAGACATCCTTGTTCACCAAAATTCAGTAGGAAGACAGGGTCAACACTCCAGGATAACAACACTAGACCGCCATGGAGGTTTTCAGGGAAGTCTAGTGAATCAAAAGGTGTTAACAACAATCTCCCTCGAACACAGAATCCTAAGTTACTTCTCAAAGAAAGTATGCGTGAAAATACTTCTCCAAATATCCAAGCTTGA
- the LOC132059718 gene encoding protein WVD2-like 7 isoform X2, whose amino-acid sequence MAESSSSYFLQSFSSPSQISQEANQGDPLRTSISFGRFMCESLDWEKWSSFTHNRYREEVEKYSKPGSVAEKKAYFEAHYKRLAAQKAAALLEQQQNAEVDESADLNITSHDNDHLTMEEETQEEEAGDLNVIHQYIDESTMDSEVTENSSYHTYEENNVDIVETEEHAKQPCQTKNDVEPLDQPEHIAEEATETIPQLQEKTKTKGQCAATMGDSVLSAKRKSLSLSTRLSCNNDLSKFISRGKAKIPAQHNESVQYTPTTKKNRNYLIDRKQSTPRSLHMSINCSSRTGEMNKRSSPVIEKIVNSRLASVNGISKHPHGNTQPEMRRTTTQLHHSFYRSRMVVGQSLSDIGNSNSSSTSVNKVRSSTVCSSFSLRSEERAAKRREFFQNLEQKLHAKEVQQAKPKGKATNSCKVMGELIISITKPNVRIHQEREASSNYMNKIPRHPCSPKFSRKTGSTLQDNNTRPPWRFSGKSSESKGVNNNLPRTQNPKLLLKESMRENTSPNIQA is encoded by the exons ATGGCTGAATCTTCTTCATCCTATTTCCTGCAATCATTCTCATCACCTTCTCAAATTTCTCAAGAAGCCAACCAG GGAGATCCTCTAAGAACATCAATTTCGTTTGGGAGATTTATGTGTGAATCCCTGGACTGGGAGAAGTGGTCATCATTTACTCACAACCGGTACAGGGAAGAAGTAGAGAAGTATTCAAAGCCTGGTTCAGTTGCTGAAAAGAAAGCTTATTTTGAGGCTCATTACAAGAGATTAGCTGCTCAAAAAGCTGCCGCTTTGCTAGAACAGCAGCAGAATGCAGAAGTTGATGAATCGGCTGATCTGAATATTACAAGTCACGACAATGATCATTTGACAATGGAAGAAGAAACTCAGGAAGAAGAGGCAGGGGATCTGAACGTGATACATCAATATATTGATGAGTCCACAATGGACTCTGAGGTGACTGAGAATAGTAGTTATCATAcatatgaagaaaataatgtaGACATTGTAGAAACTGAAGAACATGCCAAACAACCCTGTCAAACGAAAAATGATGTTGAGCCACTGGATCAGCCAGAACATATTGCAGAAGAGGCCACTGAGACTATACCCCAACTACAAGAGAAGACAAAAACCAAG GGTCAGTGTGCGGCTACTATGGGAGATTCTGTGTTGTCAGCAAAGAGGAAATCTTTATCCTTGAGCACTAGATTATCATGTAACAATGACTTGTCAAAGTTCATATCTCGTGGGAAAGCTAAAATACCTGCGCAACATAATGAGAGTGTTCAGTATACTCCAACAACTAAGAAGAATAGAAATTACTTGATCGATAGAAAGCAGTCAACTCCAAGATCTCTTCACATGTCGATCAACTGTTCTTCTCGCACTGGCGAAATGAACAAAAGATCATCTCCAGTTATTGAGAAGATTGTGAATTCAAGACTT GCATCTGTGAATGGGATATCAAAGCATCCTCATGGGAACACTCAACCAGAAATGAGAAG GACTACAACACAGCTGCATCATTCATTCTATAGAAGCAGAATGGTAGTGGGTCAATCACTATCAGACATAGG AAATTCAAATTCCTCGAGTACATCAGTAAACAAAGTCCGGTCTTCTACTGTGTGTTCTTCCTTCAGCTTAAGAAGTGAAGAAAGAGCAGCAAAACGTAGAGAG TTCTTTCAGAACCTAGAGCAGAAGCTGCATGCAAAGGAAGTGCAACAAGCCAAACCAAAG GGAAAAGCCACAAATAGTTGTAAGGTCATGGgtgaattgattatttcaatcaCTAAGCCTAATGTAAGGATCCATCAGGAAAGAGAAGCATCAAGTAATTACATGAACAAG ATTCCAAGACATCCTTGTTCACCAAAATTCAGTAGGAAGACAGGGTCAACACTCCAGGATAACAACACTAGACCGCCATGGAGGTTTTCAGGGAAGTCTAGTGAATCAAAAGGTGTTAACAACAATCTCCCTCGAACACAGAATCCTAAGTTACTTCTCAAAGAAAGTATGCGTGAAAATACTTCTCCAAATATCCAAGCTTGA